The nucleotide window CTTATGGTAAAGTCCCTGTTGAGCTAGCAGTTCTTGATGTGTTCCTTTTTCCACTATTTCTCCATGATGAAGGACGACAATCTGGTCTGCATCCTGAATGGTGGAAAGCCTATGGGCAATGGCAATCGTTGTCCTGCCTTTACGCATTTTGGCGAGTGCCGTCTGGATGGCCTCTTCGGTTTCCGTATCGATATTTGCAGTCGCTTCATCCAGCACAAGAATTTTTGGATTAGACGCAATCGTCCTTGCGAATGCAATCAGCTGCCTCTGTCCGCTGGAAAAAGTGGAGCCTCGCTCCGTCACCTTTTGTGTGTAGCCATCCTCCAGTTTTTCAATGAAAGAATCTGCCTGGACAAATTCCGCCGCCCTCCTAATATCCTCTTCATTCAAATCGCTATTATGGAGCCTGATATTATCACCGATTGTTCCGTAGAACAAGAACGGATCCTGAAGCACGAGCCCCATTTTATCGCGCAGCTCTTTTACCGGATAATTCTTTATCGAATGATTATCAATTTGAATATCTCCGCGTTCAAACTCATAGAAACGCATCAACAGGTTGATGATCGAGCTTTTCCCGCTACCGGTATGGCTGACAAAGGCAAGAGTTTCCCCTGGATTCACAGTGAAACTGATATTTTTCAAAACATCCCTTTTACCATCATAGGAAAAACTGACATTCTTGAATTCTATTTTTCCTTCATTGATTCCCTGAGCTGCCAACCCAGTCTGGCCCGGAGCTAGCTCTGTTTCATCAAGGAGTTTGAAAACACGTGAGGCAGCAACAATCGCCTGCTGGTACATGGAAAGCCGCATCATCATATTGTTCACCGGCTCGAAAAAGCGATCCAGGTAATTGATGAATGCATACAGAACCCCAATCTCAATTGGACTGTCAAAAGAAGTAATCCCAAAAAAGCTGAGTACGATGATTAACGCTAAAATATAGACAAGATCAACGGCCGGACGCAACAGCAGCCCATCTGCCTTAATGTTTTTCATTCCCGCTTCAAAGTGTTTATCGTTAATTTCACCGAATTCCCTTTTCAACCTTTCTTCTTGGCGGAACATCTGGATGATCGACATACCCTGGAGTGATTCGCTGAGTTTCGCATTCAACTGGCTCAGGCGTTCACGCATATCCTGGTAAAACTTTGAGCTCAGCTTTCGGTACAGGCTCATGATGAACACTATGAACGGCAAAATCATCATTGTGAACAAAGCCAGCTTCACATTGAGGACGAACATTGCGACAAAGATACCGAACAGGAGGAACCCGCTTTGGATAAAAGTCGCAATGACGCTGACGAACATATCCTTGATCGCCTCGGTATCATTCGTAACCCTTGATACAAGTGAACCAGCAGGTGTTTTATCAAAATATTTCAAACCAAGCTGCTGCACCTTTGTAAAGACGTCTATCCTCATCTGCTGGATGATTTTAAGGGCGATCTCCTGGAATTTCAGAAGTTGAAAGTACGAGACGAGCACATTGAGGATCTGGATGCCAATATAAGCAGCACCGAGCAGCAATAATGGCTCAAAAGGCATATATCCTTCCCTCAAGTAATCATCGATGAAGATTTTCACTAAAATCGGTCCAAGCACATCCCCAACAGTGGCGAGCAGCAGGAATCCAAATGCGACGAATATCATTTTTAAATGCGGCTTTGCATAAGCTAGAAGCCTGAACAGCACAGACCGCTGCTCTTTAGCGTTTAGTACAGGCGTTTTTTCCATTGGTCACCCTCCCTGCTCGACAAGCTCTTCTAACTGCTGCCTTAAAAACATATCCTTGTACCAGCCATCGTTCTCCATCAGTTGGTCGTGGGTTCCACGCTCTGCAATCTTTCCATCTTCCAGGACAACAATCAGGTCAGCGTGGTGGATGGCACTTAAGCGGTGTGCAGTGATAATTGTAGTCTTGTCTTTTCGATTTTCTTTCAGTGCTGATAAAATTTGTTCTTCGGTCTTCGCGTCTACCGCAGACAACGAATCATCAAGGATAAGGATCTCAGGATTCATCACCAATGCGCGGGCAATCGAAATTCTCTGCTTTTGACCGCCTGAGAGTGAAACTCCACGCTCCCCGACAACGGTTTGATAGCCATCGGTAAATTCAAGAATATCATCATGTATATTCGCCACTCTAGCTGAATTATAGATGACCTCCTTATCGACAGTCGGGTCGGCAAAAGCAATGTTCTCCTGGACAGTTGCGGAAAAAAGGAAATGATCTTGTGGTACGTATCCAATTGCCTGTCTCAATCGACCCATCATATAGTCCTGGATGTTCCTGCTTTCAAGATTGATGCTCCCCTCCGAAAGGTCAAATTCCCGGATCAGCAGCTTTAATAGCGTCGTTTTACCAGCTCCAGTTTTTCCGACGATTCCTAGCGTCTGACCTTTGCCAAGATTAAATTTAATATCCTTTAAAATTGGTTCTTGATCACCAGGATAGGTAAATGACTCAATGTCATATGTAAGATCGCCCTTAGGAACCATATCCAGCGCATCCGGTTTGTCCTGGATGTCTATTTTCTCATCGAGCAAGGCTGAAACACGGTCATATGACGCCCTTCCACGTTCAACAATATTGAAAAACCAGCCGAAAGCAAGCATCGGCCAAACCAACAAGCCAAGATAGGAAGTGAAAGACACCAGCTGTCCTATTGTCAGTTCACCGTTCAATACATACCTTGCCCCAAAAGCAATCGACAAGAAGAATGATATGCCAACAATGATCGAAATCGTTGGGTCGAATAAAGCGTCAACTTTCGCGACAGAAATGTTCTTTTTCACAACATCTTCAGACTGTTTACGAAAATCCTCAATATCTTCTTTTTCCTGGCCGAATGTTTTAATGACCTTAATTCCAGTGATACTTTCCTGTGTCTTGTCATTTAAATCAGAAAAAGCTTCCTGTGCCTTATGGAATCTTTTATGAAGCATTGTACCGTACCAGCTAGTCAATAGTGCCATGAATGGCATAGGAATCAAAGCGATCAAGGTCAGCTTCCAGCTGATTGTCGCTGCCATCGCGATGATGACAAAACCTCCGGTTGATACAGAATCAACAAACGTCAGTACGCCGGCTCCTGCTGTTTGCTGGATCGCTGAAAGGTCATTAGTCGCATGAGCCATCAAATCCCCTGTCCTTCTTTTCTGGTAAAAAGACTGCGACATACTAGTAAAATGACTATACAGCCGATTCCTTAATAATCGGGACAGCTTTACCGCAGAACCAAAAATCATGATACGCCAAAAGTAGCGAAGTGAGTACATCGCCAATCCAGTAGCTGCTAACACCACAATCCACTTTCCAAGCTTTCCAGCCGTAAGCGTGCCATTGGTAATTTCATCTACGATTATTCCAATGACGCGCGGCGGTACAAGCTGAAGAAACGCCACAAATAACAGTAAAGAAATACCTGTCAAATAAGCCTTTTTCTCTGACTTGAAATACCATAATAAATCTTTGAATACGCTCATATGTATATCCCCCAAACCCCTCAAATGCTTAAATAGTTTATCAAATATTTGTAAAATGGGGAAGATTTATTCTTTTAAAAATATGGAGCAAATAATTGGGCAAACAAATTATAAACGAATATTTAGGTTCTAATTTAATAATTTGTTCGGTTTTTCAGTATAATATATTTGTATACAATTAGAATAATGATATAATATCAATAAATTAACAGATTCACTCATATAATCGCAGGGATATGGCCTGCAAGTTTCTACCGGATTACCGTAAATGATCCGACTATGAGTGAGCAATGCAGGGGTCCAACTCAGCCTCTATTTGCCCGCAGCTTATATTAGCTCAAGGCCATTGCTTCACTCATTTTATGATGTGAATGCAAGGCTTTGGGCTTTTTTGTACTTTAAAAGCCCTCATCTAAGAGGAGGAATACAATGAAACTGCTTATTGAAAAAATTAACAACGAAGGAATTGTCCTGTCATCATCAGTATTAAAGGTGGATTCATTTCTCAACCACCAGATTGATCCCCAGCTGATGCATGAAATTGGCAAGGAATTTGCCAGCCGGTTCGAAGATTGTGGGATCACAAAAATACTGACGATTGAATCATCCGGCATAGCTCCTGCGGTGATGACTGGACTACAGCTGAATGTACCTGTTGTTTTTGCGAGGAAAAGAAAATCTCTAACTCTTGTAAATAACTTGTATACTGCATCGGTATACTCTTTTACCAAGGAAGAAACAAGCGAAATTTCTGTTTCTAATCA belongs to Mesobacillus subterraneus and includes:
- a CDS encoding ABC transporter ATP-binding protein; the encoded protein is MEKTPVLNAKEQRSVLFRLLAYAKPHLKMIFVAFGFLLLATVGDVLGPILVKIFIDDYLREGYMPFEPLLLLGAAYIGIQILNVLVSYFQLLKFQEIALKIIQQMRIDVFTKVQQLGLKYFDKTPAGSLVSRVTNDTEAIKDMFVSVIATFIQSGFLLFGIFVAMFVLNVKLALFTMMILPFIVFIMSLYRKLSSKFYQDMRERLSQLNAKLSESLQGMSIIQMFRQEERLKREFGEINDKHFEAGMKNIKADGLLLRPAVDLVYILALIIVLSFFGITSFDSPIEIGVLYAFINYLDRFFEPVNNMMMRLSMYQQAIVAASRVFKLLDETELAPGQTGLAAQGINEGKIEFKNVSFSYDGKRDVLKNISFTVNPGETLAFVSHTGSGKSSIINLLMRFYEFERGDIQIDNHSIKNYPVKELRDKMGLVLQDPFLFYGTIGDNIRLHNSDLNEEDIRRAAEFVQADSFIEKLEDGYTQKVTERGSTFSSGQRQLIAFARTIASNPKILVLDEATANIDTETEEAIQTALAKMRKGRTTIAIAHRLSTIQDADQIVVLHHGEIVEKGTHQELLAQQGLYHKMYLLQNGSVERLEDVVG
- a CDS encoding ABC transporter transmembrane domain-containing protein, producing the protein MSVFKDLLWYFKSEKKAYLTGISLLLFVAFLQLVPPRVIGIIVDEITNGTLTAGKLGKWIVVLAATGLAMYSLRYFWRIMIFGSAVKLSRLLRNRLYSHFTSMSQSFYQKRRTGDLMAHATNDLSAIQQTAGAGVLTFVDSVSTGGFVIIAMAATISWKLTLIALIPMPFMALLTSWYGTMLHKRFHKAQEAFSDLNDKTQESITGIKVIKTFGQEKEDIEDFRKQSEDVVKKNISVAKVDALFDPTISIIVGISFFLSIAFGARYVLNGELTIGQLVSFTSYLGLLVWPMLAFGWFFNIVERGRASYDRVSALLDEKIDIQDKPDALDMVPKGDLTYDIESFTYPGDQEPILKDIKFNLGKGQTLGIVGKTGAGKTTLLKLLIREFDLSEGSINLESRNIQDYMMGRLRQAIGYVPQDHFLFSATVQENIAFADPTVDKEVIYNSARVANIHDDILEFTDGYQTVVGERGVSLSGGQKQRISIARALVMNPEILILDDSLSAVDAKTEEQILSALKENRKDKTTIITAHRLSAIHHADLIVVLEDGKIAERGTHDQLMENDGWYKDMFLRQQLEELVEQGG
- a CDS encoding xanthine phosphoribosyltransferase, with the protein product MKLLIEKINNEGIVLSSSVLKVDSFLNHQIDPQLMHEIGKEFASRFEDCGITKILTIESSGIAPAVMTGLQLNVPVVFARKRKSLTLVNNLYTASVYSFTKEETSEISVSNQYISENDKVLIMDDFLANGQAALGLVEIAEKAKANIAGIGIVIEKGFQDGGSLLREKGYRVESLTTISALENGTVSFEKNTFSKKVELTR